The proteins below are encoded in one region of Paraburkholderia aromaticivorans:
- a CDS encoding GAF domain-containing protein — translation MQGIRIETAPPTPQALNMSNLEQLAKAMRIKGQPMAIFRAVHEVAASAIGFSLFTIMSYDAQNQEVERVYTNMPDVYPVGGRKKKHGTPWAKQILLDLKPFRAETAQGIREAFDDHTVMTGMGLGSILNIPIAYDGVCIGTMNLTHQERWYTTRHEELGLLIGSFLAPALIARHTISASSLTAL, via the coding sequence ATGCAAGGCATCCGGATCGAAACTGCGCCGCCCACCCCGCAAGCGCTGAACATGTCGAACCTTGAGCAACTCGCGAAGGCCATGCGGATCAAGGGTCAGCCGATGGCGATTTTCCGTGCGGTTCATGAAGTAGCGGCAAGCGCAATCGGCTTCAGCCTGTTCACGATCATGTCCTACGATGCGCAAAACCAGGAGGTGGAGCGCGTCTATACGAACATGCCCGACGTCTATCCGGTTGGCGGGCGCAAGAAGAAACACGGCACGCCGTGGGCCAAACAGATCCTGCTCGACCTCAAGCCATTTCGCGCGGAAACCGCACAGGGCATCCGCGAAGCGTTCGACGATCACACCGTGATGACCGGGATGGGCCTCGGATCGATACTGAACATTCCGATCGCGTACGACGGCGTGTGCATCGGCACGATGAACCTGACGCATCAGGAGAGGTGGTACACGACGAGACATGAAGAGTTGGGATTACTGATTGGTTCCTTCCTGGCTCCCGCTCTCATTGCGCGCCATACGATATCCGCCAGCAGCTTGACTGCGCTCTGA
- a CDS encoding MFS transporter, translated as MTTTQRVATTSPVSQTSGSQGRWLLVFILGYLALMADGADVMMYGLTLTRIKDDFGLSNVQAGALGSLTLLGMAVGGIVGGWASDRIGRVRVVVWALALFSLGAGLLGLTHSFVEFAIVRFISSLGIGSMVLVTTLVAEYVPTERRSLILGALQTGISAGYIVVIALSSWILPHYGWRTLYYVSAIPVVFALAIKFAVPEPASWQASHAVERTSQRRWRDSRYHVIFSNRQTRTLFILWTLASVFILSGFYGLNNWLPTYLEKELHIKFGALTGYMIGTYVVAFIGKIFAGWLGDRWSRRGVYVLGCVGAALFLPVIIFWHTRENIAVLMLFFGFLYGVPLGTIGTFMSESFATSIRGTAVGGSYNLGRFCSGAAPIVIGFLATQFSIGLGFLVVGAVFFLSGVTALFIPDRLYDTDRPSTP; from the coding sequence ATGACCACTACCCAACGTGTTGCGACAACGTCGCCGGTGAGCCAGACTTCCGGGTCGCAAGGCCGCTGGTTGCTTGTTTTCATTCTCGGTTATCTTGCGCTCATGGCCGATGGCGCCGATGTCATGATGTACGGCCTCACGCTGACGCGCATCAAAGACGACTTCGGGCTGAGCAATGTCCAGGCCGGAGCATTGGGCAGCCTGACGTTGTTAGGCATGGCGGTCGGCGGGATTGTCGGCGGCTGGGCGAGCGATCGCATAGGGCGGGTGAGGGTGGTGGTCTGGGCGCTGGCGCTCTTTTCGCTCGGCGCGGGGCTGCTTGGGCTCACGCACAGCTTTGTGGAATTCGCGATCGTCCGCTTCATCAGTTCGTTGGGCATCGGCTCCATGGTGCTGGTCACGACGCTCGTTGCCGAATACGTGCCCACGGAACGGCGCTCGCTGATTCTGGGTGCCTTGCAGACCGGCATTTCGGCCGGCTATATCGTGGTCATTGCGCTGAGCAGCTGGATTTTGCCGCACTACGGCTGGCGCACGCTGTACTACGTGTCGGCGATACCCGTGGTGTTTGCTTTGGCGATCAAGTTCGCGGTGCCCGAGCCGGCTAGCTGGCAGGCGAGCCACGCCGTCGAGCGTACAAGCCAACGCCGATGGCGCGACAGCCGCTACCACGTGATTTTCAGCAATCGACAGACGCGAACCCTGTTTATCCTGTGGACCTTGGCCTCGGTGTTCATTCTTTCCGGGTTCTATGGCCTGAATAACTGGCTGCCGACGTACCTTGAAAAAGAACTGCATATCAAGTTCGGCGCGCTGACGGGATACATGATCGGGACTTACGTAGTCGCGTTCATCGGCAAGATCTTCGCCGGCTGGCTGGGCGACCGCTGGAGCCGGCGTGGCGTGTATGTCCTCGGCTGTGTGGGTGCCGCGCTCTTTCTGCCGGTGATCATCTTCTGGCATACGCGTGAGAACATTGCCGTTCTCATGCTTTTCTTCGGGTTTCTGTACGGCGTACCACTGGGCACGATCGGCACGTTCATGTCCGAGAGTTTCGCCACTTCCATCCGCGGCACTGCTGTGGGTGGCTCCTATAACCTGGGCCGCTTCTGCTCGGGTGCGGCGCCCATTGTGATCGGCTTCCTGGCCACACAGTTCTCCATCGGTCTGGGCTTCCTCGTGGTCGGCGCGGTGTTCTTCCTGAGTGGCGTGACCGCGCTGTTCATCCCGGACCGTTTGTATGACACGGACCGGCCGTCCACGCCGTGA
- a CDS encoding DNA polymerase II, which translates to MTELEQGFILTRHWRDTPAGTEVDFWLATDGGPRHVRLRPQPSVAFIPAEHRERAETILRREAPLDLRALDLCDFQHRPVMGLYCPQYRQLTGFEKRLKQGGVDVYEADIFPPERYMMERFITAPVWFSGDTQSNGNRGPLLYSELKPATGYRPPLKLVSLDIETSAHAELYSIALEGCGQRQVYMLGPPNGDASTLDFDLEYCETRAQLLEKLNAWLERHDPDAIIGWNLVQFDLRVLRQHAEQYRVPLRLGRGGAVMEWREHGLKQNHFFAGAAGRLIINGIEALRSATWSFPSFSLEHVSRTVLGEGKAIDNPYQRMDEIQRRFDEDKPALARYNLKDCELVTRIFAKTELLPFLLERASVTGLPADRSGGSVAAFTHLYMPRMHRQGYVAPNLGDVAGAASPGGFVMDSRPGLYDSVLVLDYKSLYPSIIRTFLIDPVGLVEGMLNPADDQSVPGFLGARFSRTRHCLPSIVGQVWQGRETAKRENNKPLSQALKIIMNAFYGVLGSTGCRFFDPRLASSITMRGHEIMHATRELIQGEGYEVIYGDTDSTFVWLKHAHSEEDASCIGRALVEHINAWWRKNLQERFGLDSALELQFERHYRRFFMPTIRGAEEGSKKRYAGLTVLPDGSEDIVYKGLETVRTDWTPLAQQFQQELYRRIFTQQPYQDYVRDYVRDTLDGKLDDQLVYRKRLRRPLEEYERNVPPHVRAARVADEFNRRQGRPLQYQNGGWISYVMTVAGPEPLETLRSAIDYEHYLTRQLQPVADAILPLLRDDFTTLMSGQKQLF; encoded by the coding sequence TTGACTGAGCTTGAACAGGGTTTCATCTTGACCCGACATTGGCGGGACACGCCCGCCGGCACGGAAGTCGATTTCTGGCTGGCCACGGACGGCGGGCCCCGTCACGTCCGCCTGCGCCCTCAGCCTTCGGTGGCGTTCATTCCCGCCGAACATCGCGAGCGCGCCGAAACGATCCTGCGCCGCGAAGCGCCGCTCGATCTGCGAGCGCTCGATCTGTGCGACTTTCAGCATCGGCCGGTCATGGGACTTTACTGCCCGCAGTACCGGCAATTGACGGGCTTCGAGAAACGCCTGAAGCAAGGCGGCGTCGACGTCTACGAAGCCGATATCTTCCCGCCCGAGCGCTACATGATGGAACGCTTCATCACGGCGCCGGTGTGGTTCAGTGGCGACACGCAAAGCAACGGAAACCGCGGCCCGCTCCTGTACAGCGAACTCAAGCCGGCCACCGGCTATCGTCCGCCCTTGAAGCTGGTGTCGCTCGATATCGAAACCAGCGCTCACGCCGAGTTGTATTCGATCGCGCTGGAAGGTTGCGGACAGCGTCAGGTGTACATGCTGGGGCCGCCGAACGGCGACGCGAGCACGCTCGACTTCGACCTCGAATACTGTGAAACCCGCGCACAGTTGCTGGAAAAACTGAACGCGTGGCTGGAGCGGCACGATCCCGATGCGATCATCGGCTGGAATCTAGTGCAGTTCGATCTGCGTGTGCTGCGGCAGCATGCCGAACAATATCGCGTACCGCTGCGGCTCGGCCGTGGCGGTGCCGTGATGGAATGGCGCGAGCACGGGCTCAAGCAGAACCACTTCTTCGCCGGCGCCGCGGGACGGTTGATTATCAACGGCATCGAGGCGCTACGCTCCGCGACGTGGAGTTTCCCTTCGTTCAGTCTCGAACATGTCTCGCGCACAGTGCTGGGCGAAGGCAAGGCGATCGACAATCCGTATCAGCGCATGGACGAGATCCAGCGCCGCTTCGACGAGGACAAGCCCGCGCTTGCGCGGTACAACCTCAAAGACTGCGAGCTGGTCACGCGCATCTTCGCTAAAACAGAGTTGCTGCCGTTCCTGCTGGAACGCGCGAGCGTGACCGGTTTGCCGGCGGATCGCAGCGGCGGATCGGTGGCGGCGTTCACGCATCTGTATATGCCGCGCATGCATCGGCAAGGCTATGTCGCGCCCAATCTCGGCGATGTGGCCGGCGCCGCCAGCCCCGGCGGTTTCGTGATGGATTCGCGCCCCGGTCTCTACGATTCCGTACTGGTGCTCGACTACAAGAGCCTGTATCCGTCGATTATTCGCACGTTTCTGATCGACCCTGTCGGTCTCGTCGAAGGCATGCTGAATCCCGCCGACGATCAATCGGTGCCGGGCTTTCTCGGCGCGCGCTTTTCACGCACGCGTCATTGTTTGCCGTCGATCGTCGGGCAAGTCTGGCAAGGCCGCGAGACGGCCAAACGCGAGAACAACAAACCGCTTTCGCAGGCATTGAAGATCATCATGAACGCCTTTTACGGCGTGCTGGGATCGACCGGTTGCCGCTTTTTCGATCCGCGTCTCGCCTCGTCGATCACGATGCGCGGCCACGAAATCATGCATGCCACGCGCGAACTGATTCAAGGCGAAGGCTATGAAGTCATTTACGGCGACACGGATTCGACCTTCGTGTGGCTGAAACACGCGCACAGCGAGGAAGACGCGAGCTGCATCGGCCGAGCGCTTGTCGAACATATCAACGCGTGGTGGCGAAAGAATCTACAGGAGCGGTTCGGGCTCGACAGCGCGCTCGAACTGCAATTCGAGCGGCACTATCGGCGCTTCTTCATGCCGACGATTCGCGGCGCCGAGGAAGGCAGCAAGAAACGCTATGCCGGCCTCACCGTTTTGCCGGACGGCAGCGAGGACATCGTCTATAAAGGACTCGAAACGGTACGCACCGACTGGACGCCGCTCGCGCAACAGTTTCAGCAGGAACTGTATCGGCGCATCTTCACGCAGCAACCGTATCAGGATTATGTGCGCGACTATGTGCGCGACACGCTCGACGGCAAGCTCGACGATCAGCTGGTGTATCGCAAGCGGCTGCGCCGGCCGCTCGAAGAATACGAGCGCAACGTGCCACCGCATGTGCGCGCGGCGCGGGTGGCGGACGAGTTCAATCGGCGGCAAGGGCGCCCGCTGCAATACCAGAACGGCGGCTGGATCAGCTATGTGATGACGGTTGCCGGACCCGAGCCGCTGGAAACGCTGCGTTCGGCAATCGATTACGAACATTATCTGACGCGGCAATTGCAGCCCGTCGCCGACGCTATCCTGCCGCTCTTGCGCGACGATTTCACGACCTTGATGTCAGGGCAGAAACAGTTGTTCTGA
- a CDS encoding PRC-barrel domain-containing protein, with product MTLGKLVVVVAVAATSLGAQAQVAGTQPLSVTVEQSNALLSGWSVKKSILGKSVYNDQNAKIGTVRDLVIAPDGSLSAAIVSAGGFLGVASHDVAVPIAALDIREGNFYLAGATKDALKATPEFQYNKVQAPPKPKKLTGQ from the coding sequence ATGACTTTGGGCAAACTTGTTGTTGTCGTCGCAGTAGCTGCAACCAGCCTTGGTGCACAGGCGCAAGTCGCCGGCACGCAACCGCTGAGCGTCACAGTCGAGCAGTCGAATGCGCTGCTGAGCGGCTGGAGTGTAAAGAAGAGCATTCTCGGCAAATCGGTGTACAACGACCAGAACGCGAAAATCGGCACGGTCCGCGATCTGGTGATCGCGCCGGACGGCTCGCTGTCCGCAGCCATCGTCTCCGCTGGCGGTTTCCTGGGCGTGGCGTCGCACGACGTGGCGGTGCCCATCGCAGCGCTGGACATCCGCGAAGGGAATTTCTATCTGGCCGGCGCTACCAAGGACGCCTTGAAAGCGACGCCCGAGTTCCAGTACAACAAGGTGCAGGCGCCGCCGAAGCCTAAAAAGCTGACGGGGCAGTAA
- a CDS encoding DUF2891 domain-containing protein, translated as MITQLTREFASKFANLALAHLTREYPNKLTHSLAGPHDVQGPRALHPIFYGSYDWHSCVHGYWLILHLLDRFPDLPEAARIVAVVDEHFTAANVAGEIAYLDLPHNRGFERPYGWAWLLALSAQLNSLKLSDAARWSKTFAPLTKLFVERFEDFLPKATYPLRVGTHFNMAFALALTLDFARQTSRESLEALVVNTAERWFVGDVACQAWEPAGDEFLSPSLMEAELMRRILPPAQFVDWFGRFLPDLGAKKPATLFEPVTVTDRTDGKIAHLDGLNLSRAWCQRSLARALPAGDIRRTILFDAAERHLQTALPHVAGDYMGEHWLGTFATLALEA; from the coding sequence ATGATCACTCAACTCACTCGCGAATTCGCATCAAAATTCGCCAATCTGGCGCTTGCCCATCTCACGCGCGAATACCCGAACAAGCTGACCCATTCGCTCGCCGGGCCGCACGACGTGCAAGGCCCGCGTGCGCTGCATCCGATTTTTTACGGCAGCTACGACTGGCATTCGTGCGTGCACGGCTACTGGTTGATTCTGCATCTACTCGATCGTTTTCCCGATCTGCCTGAAGCGGCGCGCATCGTCGCGGTAGTCGACGAGCATTTCACCGCGGCTAACGTGGCCGGCGAAATTGCGTATCTCGATCTGCCGCACAACCGTGGCTTCGAGCGTCCGTATGGCTGGGCCTGGCTGCTCGCGCTCAGCGCGCAACTCAATTCGCTGAAGCTCTCGGACGCCGCACGCTGGTCGAAAACCTTTGCGCCGCTCACCAAGCTGTTTGTCGAGCGCTTCGAGGACTTTCTGCCGAAAGCGACCTACCCGCTGCGCGTGGGTACGCACTTCAACATGGCCTTCGCATTGGCGCTGACGCTGGATTTCGCGCGGCAAACGTCGCGTGAATCGCTGGAAGCACTGGTCGTGAATACCGCGGAACGCTGGTTTGTGGGCGACGTCGCGTGTCAGGCATGGGAGCCTGCCGGCGACGAATTCCTCTCGCCTTCGCTCATGGAAGCCGAACTGATGCGCCGCATATTGCCGCCTGCCCAATTCGTCGACTGGTTCGGTCGTTTTCTGCCGGATCTCGGTGCGAAAAAGCCCGCTACGCTGTTCGAGCCCGTCACCGTGACGGATCGCACCGACGGCAAGATCGCGCACCTGGACGGCCTGAATCTCAGCCGCGCATGGTGCCAACGTTCGCTGGCGCGCGCACTGCCCGCAGGCGATATTCGCCGGACGATTTTGTTCGATGCAGCCGAGCGGCATCTGCAAACCGCACTGCCGCACGTGGCCGGCGACTATATGGGCGAGCACTGGCTGGGCACATTCGCCACGCTTGCGTTGGAAGCTTGA
- a CDS encoding NAD(P)/FAD-dependent oxidoreductase, translating to MNAPTPGLNTLNTLDRRADALIANSYYEASAARPLADDPALDGTLEADVCVIGAGFSGLSAALECRARGLSVVVLDAHRPGWGASGRNGGQTLVGFAKDEIMERQLGLDGARAAWAMSVEGVSLVRERIERYGIDCDFTSGYLTVATKPKRVPDLRSWMESASQRWGYTKLSWLDTDEVRSRVASKRYLAGVYDPFSGHLHPLKYCLGLADAARREGAQLFAHSPVIEVVRGARPVVRTARGEVRCRFVAACGNATIGDVLPAPVAARIAPIASYIVATEPLGKERADALIKGREAICDNNFFLDYFRLSADHRVLFGGRASSTGASPVQLGEEIRQRMIGVFPQLGDVRIDYAWGGFVDVTRNRAPDFGSIDPNYFYVQGFSGHGVALTGIAGRVVAKAMAGETAAFDLFAQLRHARFPGGPALRGPALELGMMYHRILELF from the coding sequence ATGAATGCTCCGACTCCCGGCCTCAACACGCTTAACACCCTCGACCGCCGCGCCGATGCGCTGATCGCCAACTCCTACTATGAAGCGAGCGCGGCCCGTCCGCTCGCCGACGACCCCGCGCTCGACGGCACGCTCGAAGCCGACGTGTGCGTGATCGGCGCGGGCTTCTCCGGTCTGTCGGCGGCGCTGGAGTGCCGGGCGCGCGGTTTGTCGGTGGTCGTGCTCGATGCGCATCGGCCCGGCTGGGGCGCGTCGGGCCGCAACGGCGGGCAGACGCTGGTGGGTTTCGCGAAAGACGAGATCATGGAGCGCCAGCTCGGTCTCGACGGCGCGAGGGCCGCGTGGGCGATGTCGGTGGAAGGTGTTTCGTTAGTGCGCGAGCGTATCGAACGCTACGGCATCGACTGCGATTTCACGTCCGGCTATCTGACCGTCGCCACCAAACCGAAACGCGTGCCCGATTTGCGTTCGTGGATGGAATCGGCTTCGCAACGCTGGGGCTATACGAAACTCTCGTGGCTCGATACCGACGAGGTCCGTTCGCGCGTCGCTTCGAAACGCTACCTGGCCGGTGTCTATGATCCGTTTTCTGGCCACCTGCATCCGCTCAAGTACTGTCTCGGTCTCGCCGATGCGGCGCGCCGAGAAGGCGCGCAGCTGTTCGCGCATTCACCGGTGATCGAGGTCGTGCGGGGTGCACGGCCTGTCGTGCGTACCGCTCGTGGCGAAGTGCGTTGCCGCTTCGTCGCGGCGTGCGGCAACGCCACGATCGGCGACGTGCTGCCCGCGCCGGTGGCCGCGCGTATCGCGCCAATCGCGTCGTATATCGTCGCCACGGAGCCGCTCGGCAAGGAACGCGCGGATGCGCTGATCAAAGGGCGCGAGGCGATTTGCGACAACAACTTCTTCCTCGACTACTTCCGGTTGTCGGCGGACCATCGCGTGCTGTTCGGCGGGCGGGCGAGTTCGACCGGCGCTTCACCGGTGCAGCTCGGCGAAGAGATTCGCCAGCGCATGATCGGCGTGTTCCCGCAACTCGGCGACGTGAGAATCGATTATGCGTGGGGCGGTTTTGTCGACGTGACGCGCAATCGCGCGCCTGATTTTGGGTCGATCGATCCGAATTACTTTTACGTGCAGGGGTTTTCGGGGCACGGAGTGGCGTTGACCGGTATCGCTGGCCGCGTGGTGGCTAAAGCAATGGCGGGTGAGACGGCGGCCTTCGATCTGTTCGCGCAGTTGCGGCATGCGCGCTTTCCAGGCGGCCCGGCGTTGCGCGGGCCGGCGCTGGAACTCGGGATGATGTATCACCGGATTCTGGAGTTGTTTTAG
- a CDS encoding NAD(P)/FAD-dependent oxidoreductase, translating into MLRFSNQPHVASYYAATANDSTRHPALDETISVDVCVIGAGLTGISAALNLAERGHSVAVLEASKVGWAASGRNGGQLIGGFACDIDTFAKYLPADDVKRVWDMGIETLDIVKERVAKHQIDCDLTIGYLTAANKPRDTDALQKWRDEAQRRFGYDRFSYVDADGVGNYVQSQRYLGGLFDADSGHLHPLNYTLGLARAAREAGARIYEDSCVTALREENGLHVAETARGQVRARFVVLACNTYLGQLAPDVANKIMPVGTYVIATEPLDPDRAEALMPAKAAVCDSRFVLDYFRPAPDHRLLWGGKVSYSKLAPRNLGEAMRRDMLKTFPQLDDVKIDYAWGGFVDITMNRAPHFGRLSPTVYFAQGFSGHGVNTTGLAGKLIAEAIDGQASRFDLFGKIRHRDFPGGATLRTPALVLAMAWYRMKDLL; encoded by the coding sequence ATGCTCCGATTCTCGAACCAGCCTCACGTCGCCTCGTACTACGCCGCCACTGCCAACGACAGCACCCGCCATCCCGCACTCGACGAAACGATCAGCGTCGACGTGTGCGTGATCGGCGCCGGACTGACCGGCATTTCCGCGGCGCTCAATCTTGCCGAACGCGGCCATTCGGTCGCGGTGCTCGAAGCATCGAAAGTCGGATGGGCAGCGAGCGGCCGCAACGGCGGCCAGTTGATCGGCGGCTTTGCGTGCGATATCGATACGTTCGCGAAGTACCTGCCCGCGGACGACGTGAAGCGTGTTTGGGACATGGGGATCGAGACCCTCGACATCGTCAAGGAACGCGTCGCGAAGCATCAGATCGATTGCGATCTGACCATCGGCTATCTGACCGCGGCGAATAAACCGCGCGATACCGACGCGCTGCAAAAATGGCGTGACGAAGCGCAGCGGCGCTTCGGCTACGACCGCTTCAGTTACGTCGACGCCGACGGCGTGGGCAACTATGTGCAATCGCAGCGCTACCTCGGTGGCCTGTTCGACGCCGACAGCGGGCACCTGCATCCGTTGAATTACACGCTGGGTCTGGCGCGCGCGGCGCGCGAGGCCGGCGCGCGGATTTACGAGGACAGTTGCGTCACGGCCTTGCGCGAAGAAAACGGCCTACATGTTGCCGAAACCGCGCGTGGCCAGGTGCGGGCGCGCTTCGTCGTGCTCGCGTGTAACACCTATCTCGGCCAGCTTGCGCCGGATGTCGCGAACAAGATCATGCCGGTCGGCACCTACGTGATCGCCACCGAACCGCTCGACCCCGATCGCGCCGAAGCGCTGATGCCCGCCAAAGCCGCCGTGTGCGACAGCCGCTTCGTGCTCGACTACTTCCGCCCCGCGCCCGATCATCGCCTGCTGTGGGGCGGCAAGGTGAGTTACTCGAAGCTCGCGCCGCGCAACCTCGGCGAAGCGATGCGCCGCGATATGCTGAAGACTTTCCCGCAACTCGACGATGTCAAAATCGACTATGCGTGGGGCGGTTTCGTCGACATCACCATGAATCGCGCGCCGCATTTCGGCCGGCTCTCGCCGACTGTGTATTTCGCGCAAGGCTTCTCGGGGCACGGCGTGAATACCACCGGTCTCGCGGGTAAACTGATCGCCGAGGCGATCGACGGCCAGGCGTCGCGCTTCGATCTGTTCGGCAAGATTCGTCACCGCGACTTCCCGGGCGGCGCTACACTGCGCACCCCTGCCCTCGTACTCGCGATGGCCTGGTATCGAATGAAGGACCTGCTTTGA
- a CDS encoding DUF3138 family protein has protein sequence MRKKLICLLVAGSLPGMAMADATSDQIKALQAQLNALQKEVKQLRAEVATKPKAATAATAAPAPVVVAAPVDVSSPDYGKAQAALTNDDVTTMKQQIANQQLKVDSLEDAAQTGPIAGLSVTGYIDPTYLYNRAQSSSSFLFANHESSYTYFNSTFGDLYLDIKKTFGVGPMAPSAEITLMPNRGNGITLLQNSHGDIGNNILNTAVVNVPLTATTTLVAGLIPSFGGYEVQQSNQMLTLTHNLLYDFSDPGSYVGIGANYTAGNWAWKFFLGNEQYRTFGAVTQTGTNALGDPITTSNKIPTFTARTDYTWSSALDIGGSVNIGRQTLPSSIDANGAVSYGVGGQAPSAGGTFFFTEADLTYTLADVQYNAELDYGQQQNAAYNGGQAQWYGLSLLAHRKFNLPVVGRMGATVRYDLLVDSKNGGGGGGIALNGNGMDTANGFGIGADCLANSQANGGLGFECKGATRQDVSLDLLFYPTQQITVKVEYRHDWANKQVFLKNDGSYGKSNDLLATQFIYSF, from the coding sequence ATGAGAAAGAAGCTCATCTGTCTGTTGGTGGCGGGGAGTCTGCCTGGCATGGCCATGGCGGATGCCACCAGCGACCAGATCAAGGCGCTCCAGGCCCAACTCAATGCGCTGCAAAAGGAGGTCAAGCAGTTGCGGGCAGAAGTCGCCACCAAGCCGAAGGCAGCCACCGCGGCGACTGCGGCCCCTGCCCCGGTAGTCGTGGCCGCGCCAGTGGATGTCTCATCGCCTGATTACGGCAAGGCTCAGGCGGCGCTGACCAACGACGACGTGACGACGATGAAGCAACAGATCGCCAATCAGCAGTTGAAGGTCGACTCGCTCGAAGACGCGGCGCAGACCGGGCCGATCGCCGGTTTGTCGGTGACGGGTTATATCGACCCGACCTACCTCTATAACCGCGCGCAGAGCAGCTCGTCGTTCCTGTTCGCGAACCACGAAAGCAGCTACACCTATTTCAATAGCACGTTCGGCGATCTGTACCTCGACATCAAGAAGACCTTCGGTGTCGGCCCGATGGCGCCGTCGGCCGAGATCACCTTGATGCCGAACCGCGGCAACGGCATTACGCTGCTGCAAAATTCGCACGGCGATATCGGCAACAACATCCTGAACACGGCCGTGGTGAATGTGCCGTTGACGGCGACTACGACACTCGTGGCCGGTTTGATTCCGAGCTTCGGCGGCTATGAAGTGCAGCAGTCGAATCAGATGCTCACGCTCACGCACAACCTGCTGTACGACTTCTCGGATCCGGGCAGCTACGTCGGGATCGGCGCGAACTACACGGCCGGCAACTGGGCATGGAAGTTCTTCCTCGGCAACGAACAGTACCGCACGTTCGGCGCGGTCACGCAGACGGGCACCAACGCGCTGGGCGATCCGATCACGACCAGCAACAAGATTCCGACCTTCACGGCACGGACCGACTACACGTGGTCGAGCGCGCTGGATATCGGCGGGTCGGTCAATATCGGCCGTCAGACCTTGCCTAGCTCGATCGACGCGAACGGCGCGGTCAGCTACGGCGTAGGCGGCCAGGCGCCGAGCGCAGGCGGTACGTTCTTCTTCACCGAGGCCGACCTGACCTACACGCTCGCCGACGTGCAGTACAACGCCGAGCTCGACTACGGCCAGCAGCAGAACGCCGCGTACAACGGTGGCCAGGCTCAGTGGTACGGCCTGTCGCTGCTCGCGCACCGCAAGTTCAATCTGCCGGTGGTGGGCCGCATGGGCGCGACCGTGCGCTATGACCTGCTGGTCGACAGCAAGAACGGCGGCGGCGGTGGTGGCATCGCGTTGAACGGCAACGGCATGGACACGGCGAACGGTTTCGGTATCGGCGCGGACTGTCTCGCCAATTCGCAGGCGAACGGCGGCCTCGGTTTCGAATGCAAGGGCGCGACCCGCCAGGACGTTTCGCTCGACCTGCTGTTCTATCCGACCCAGCAGATCACGGTCAAGGTGGAATACCGCCACGACTGGGCCAACAAGCAGGTGTTCCTGAAGAACGACGGTTCGTATGGCAAGTCCAACGACCTGCTCGCGACCCAGTTCATCTACTCGTTCTAA
- a CDS encoding ABC transporter permease subunit, giving the protein MIKPNKTLSNSVLTFGFLFLYIPIISLIVYSFNESKLVTVWSGFSLKWYGALLQDGELLNAAWLSLKIGLLTACASVVIGTWAGFVLARFGRFRGFTLFAGMINAPLVIPEVIQGISLLLLFVALEQMLGWPKGRGLFTIWIGHVMLCVSYVAIIVQSRVKELNKSLEEAALDLGATPFKVFFLITLPLISQALMSGWLLSFTLSFDDLVLSAFLSGPGSTTLPLVVFSRVRLGLNPEMNALATIFITTVTIGVIAVNRWMQLRERKRNRDMQMAFALAEAADPLPVAPQQAAVRKSLDTARA; this is encoded by the coding sequence ATGATCAAGCCTAATAAGACGCTTTCCAATAGCGTGCTGACGTTCGGATTTCTGTTTCTCTACATTCCGATCATCAGCCTGATCGTGTATTCGTTCAACGAGTCGAAGCTCGTCACGGTGTGGTCCGGCTTCTCGCTCAAATGGTACGGCGCGCTGTTGCAAGACGGCGAGTTGCTGAACGCTGCATGGCTTTCGCTGAAGATCGGTCTGTTGACCGCGTGTGCCTCGGTCGTGATCGGTACGTGGGCCGGTTTCGTGCTGGCGCGTTTCGGACGCTTTCGCGGCTTCACGCTGTTCGCCGGCATGATCAACGCGCCGCTCGTGATTCCTGAAGTGATTCAGGGCATCTCGCTGCTGCTGCTGTTCGTCGCGCTCGAACAGATGCTCGGCTGGCCGAAGGGCCGTGGTCTCTTTACGATCTGGATCGGCCACGTGATGCTGTGTGTGTCGTATGTCGCGATCATCGTGCAATCGCGTGTCAAAGAGTTGAACAAATCGCTTGAAGAAGCCGCGCTCGATCTGGGCGCCACGCCATTCAAGGTGTTCTTCCTGATCACCCTGCCGCTGATCTCGCAGGCGCTGATGTCGGGCTGGCTGCTCTCCTTCACGTTGTCTTTCGACGACCTCGTACTCTCCGCATTCCTCTCCGGTCCTGGCTCGACCACGCTGCCGCTCGTGGTGTTCTCGCGGGTCCGCCTTGGCCTGAATCCGGAAATGAACGCGCTCGCCACGATCTTCATCACCACGGTGACGATCGGCGTGATTGCCGTGAACCGCTGGATGCAGTTGCGCGAACGCAAACGCAATCGCGACATGCAGATGGCTTTCGCACTCGCTGAAGCCGCCGACCCGTTGCCCGTGGCACCACAACAAGCCGCCGTACGAAAGTCGCTGGATACGGCACGCGCATAA